The Polyangium mundeleinium genome contains the following window.
GCGCATGTAAAAGCGCTTGGTTGCGAGGCAAAGGCCGGCTGACGCATGGCGGAGTCCACGCGATTCGCCAGCGGCGAGGTGCTCGGCCGGTACGTCGTCGAATCCCTCCTCGGCGAGGGCGGCATGGGCGAAGTGTATCGCGCCCTCGACACGCGCCTCGGTCGCAGGGTCGCGCTGAAGGTCCTGCGCAAGGACACCGAGCTCTCCGAAGACGCGTGGGCCCACGAGTCCTCGCGCATGCTCCGCGAGGCGCGCGCGGCCGCGGCGCTCTCGCATGCCGGCATCGTGGCGATCTACGACGTCGGCGAGCTCGACGGCACGGCGTTCATCGCCATGGAGATCGCCGAGGGCGAACCCTTGCGCGCGCTCGTCGGAAAGGACGCGCCCGACGCCTGGAAGATCCAGATCCTCCACGACGTCGCGCGCGCGCTCGACGCGGCTCACCAGGCCGGCGTCGTGCACCGCGACGTCAAACCCGAGAACATCGTCGTGAGCAAGGCGGGCGCCGTGAAGGTGCTCGACTTCGGCATCGCGCGCGGGCTCGATCGCGAGACCGATCCCGGCGCGCGTACGCTCGAGGTCGAGCCCGCCGAGTCCATGTTCCAGGGCACCCCGGCGTATACGGCGCCCGAGCAGCTCACGGGCGAGGCCCTCGACGCGCGCGCCGATCAGTTTGGTTTTGGCGTCGTCGCCCATGAGCTTTTCGAGGGCGAGCTGCCGTTCCGCGTGGACAAGGGCCCTGCGGCCCTCATCAGCTCGATCCTCGCCGACGAGCCCAAGCCGATGACCCGCGCGCCCGAGGGCGTCCGTGACATCGTCCGGCGCGCGCTCGCGAAAGACCCCGCCGATCGATTCCCCTCGATGGCCGCGCTCGCCGACGAGCTCGCGCTCCTCTCGATCGAACCCGAGCCCGCCCCGCTCCCCGCGCCGCCCTCGCCTGCCGCTCCCCGTGTTTCCGCGGCCCGCGTGTTCGCCCTCGTCGCCGTCCTCGCCGCGCTCGCCGCTGTCGCGTGGATCGTGTTTCACCGGGAAAAACCTGCCGATCCTGCGCCGGCCTTGCTTTTTGCGTCGGCCGTGCTGCCGGTCAAGGTCGCGATCACCGATCTCCCGCTCCCGAGCACGGACAAACCCGAGGCGCTCGTCGCGTATCGCGAGGGGGTCCAGGCCGTGCGTGACGCCTCCTGGTCGACGGCGCGCCTCGCCTTCGATCGCGCCCGCAAGGCTGATCCCTCGCTCGCGCTCGCGCATCTCCGTTACGCGATGGTCGCGATCGACTCGGATGACCTCGACCCCTCGCGCGAGGCTTACCGGGTCGCTTTCCTTTTGCGGTCCTCGCTCGGCGAGCGTGATCACGCGATGCTCGACGCGCTCGAACCCTTTTTGCAGCGCGATCCGCCCGACCTCACCGAGATGCGCCGTCGCATCGGGAACCTATCGGCCCGGTATCCGGGCGACGCCGAGCTCGTGTACTGGCAGTTTTTCCCGTTCGTCCACCACACCCCGGCCGAGGTCCTCGCGCTCACCGAGCGTTGCCTCGTGCTCGACGATCGATACGCCGATTGCTGGCAAACCCAGGCCCGCGCGCTCCTCGCCCTCAGTCGGCCCGAGGACGCGAGGCGCGCGCTCGATCGGTGCGTCGAGATCGCTCCCACCGCGGGCGACTGCATGTTCGACCGGGCCACCGTGGAGATCCTGTCGGGCCGCTGCGTGGGCCTCGAAGAGGTCGCGCGGAACTGGATCGCGCGCGAGCCCGATCTCGGCCGGGCGCATGGGTATCTCGCGTCCGCGCTGTATGGACAGGGCCGCGAGAACGCCGCCGTCCGTGCTGTCGTTGATGTGGCGACGCAAAAGCTCCGCCTCTCGGGTTTCCAGGTCGAGGCCCTCACGCTCGATTTCGGGTTCGCCGCGGGCACGGGTGATTTCGAGTCCGCGCTCCTGGCCGCGCAGCAGACGAGCAACGTTGGCGACACCGATCACGGGGCCAGCCCCACGGCCAAGCATATCTTTCTTTTGCTCGAGCTCGGGCGCACCGCGGACGCAGGCCGCGTCGCCTCGGACTTCCTCGCGCGCCAGACGGCCTCGCTCCGCTCCACCGTCGAGGGATGCCTCGTCGACCCCGACCCGTTGTTTTACGCTGTCGCCCATCGCGCGGGCCTGCTCTCGACGGACGACCGCGCTGCGCATCGCGACGCCTGGCTCCACCGCTGCGCCGAGCAGGGCGAAGCCGCCTTCGCCTGGTACGCCGGGTATGCCCTGCCTGCAATCACGCCCGATGACGCGCGCGAGGCGCTCGCCGTGTTGCCGCGTTTCGCCACGCGTCCCGAGGACGTCCCTTTTTATCGTGGCCTTTATGCTGCCGCGCTTCGTGGAAAAGTCCGGTTCCTCGCGGGCGAGATGGACGCGGCCCTGCCGGACCTCGTCCAGGCTTCGAGCCATTGCGCCATGTTGATGGATCCGGTCAGCTATCTGCAGAACCAGGTTCGCATCGGTGTCGCGCGTGAAACGCGGGGCGAAAAGGACCTCGCGTGCGCGGCGTATCAGAGCGTCCTCTCGCGGTGGGGCGCGGCGAAGGACTCGATCTCGGCGCGCGACGCGGCTCGTCGGGCCAAGGCGCTCGGCTGCGCGCCCCGGCGTAGACCCTGACGAACGCGCCATCGTCCCTGGGCGGGAGCCCGCGGACGGGCTACGATGTTCCCGTCATGCGTTTCTCGCCGGGGGAGTCGTTCGACCGCTACGTCATCGAGTCGCTCTTGGGCGAGGGTGGCATGGGCGAGGTGTATCGCGCCGAGGACACCCGCCTCCGCCGCAGAATCGCGCTCAAGGTGCTGCGCAAGGGCGACGAAGCCGACAGCGAGACCTGGGGCCGCGCGGTCGCGCGTATGCTCCGTGAGGCGCGCGCGGTCGCGGCGCTCTCCCATCC
Protein-coding sequences here:
- a CDS encoding serine/threonine-protein kinase — protein: MAESTRFASGEVLGRYVVESLLGEGGMGEVYRALDTRLGRRVALKVLRKDTELSEDAWAHESSRMLREARAAAALSHAGIVAIYDVGELDGTAFIAMEIAEGEPLRALVGKDAPDAWKIQILHDVARALDAAHQAGVVHRDVKPENIVVSKAGAVKVLDFGIARGLDRETDPGARTLEVEPAESMFQGTPAYTAPEQLTGEALDARADQFGFGVVAHELFEGELPFRVDKGPAALISSILADEPKPMTRAPEGVRDIVRRALAKDPADRFPSMAALADELALLSIEPEPAPLPAPPSPAAPRVSAARVFALVAVLAALAAVAWIVFHREKPADPAPALLFASAVLPVKVAITDLPLPSTDKPEALVAYREGVQAVRDASWSTARLAFDRARKADPSLALAHLRYAMVAIDSDDLDPSREAYRVAFLLRSSLGERDHAMLDALEPFLQRDPPDLTEMRRRIGNLSARYPGDAELVYWQFFPFVHHTPAEVLALTERCLVLDDRYADCWQTQARALLALSRPEDARRALDRCVEIAPTAGDCMFDRATVEILSGRCVGLEEVARNWIAREPDLGRAHGYLASALYGQGRENAAVRAVVDVATQKLRLSGFQVEALTLDFGFAAGTGDFESALLAAQQTSNVGDTDHGASPTAKHIFLLLELGRTADAGRVASDFLARQTASLRSTVEGCLVDPDPLFYAVAHRAGLLSTDDRAAHRDAWLHRCAEQGEAAFAWYAGYALPAITPDDAREALAVLPRFATRPEDVPFYRGLYAAALRGKVRFLAGEMDAALPDLVQASSHCAMLMDPVSYLQNQVRIGVARETRGEKDLACAAYQSVLSRWGAAKDSISARDAARRAKALGCAPRRRP